The Thermodesulfobacteriota bacterium genomic interval CGGATGTCGTTGGACTGAGCTTCTTATCTGGGGCACACCTGGGGTTAACGGAGAGGTTGATAATATGTCTTAGGGCTCTTGGCATCGAAGACAAAAAAGTTGTCGTAGGTGGTGTCATCCCGAAGGAGGATATCTCTCAGCTCAAGGAGATGGGGGTTATCGAGGTCTTCCCGATAGGGAGCCAGATTAACAAGATTGTCGAGACCCTCGCCGAAAGCTGGAACAGATAGAAACTGTCATTGCGAGGAGCAGGTGAGCCGAAGCCCTGAACGAAGTGAAGGGGACGTGGCAAACGTAAGACCATATAAAAACGGGGAGACATGTTCAAGCGAGGCAAGGTTTGCCATACTTTTTTCTGAGAGGTACCTTCTTTATCTTTCCACTGGCTGTCTTTGGAAGTTCGTCAACAAAAATCACTGATTTTGGTGTCTTGTATCCTGCTAATTTCCCTTTACAGAAATCCAGTGCCTCTTTCTCCGTCATGGTTTCTCCCTCTTTTAAGGCAATTATGGCCTTACCCACCTCTCCCCATTCATCATCAGCAACCCCAATTACTGCCGACTCCAGAATCTTCGGGTGAATAGCATAGACCTTTTCAATCTCTGCCGGATAGACATTCTCACCGCCGCTTATAAACATATCCTTCTCTCTGTCTACTATGTAAACGTATCCCTCATCATCTACCCTGGCAAGGTCTCCGGTATGCAACCAACCACCTCTTATGGTCCGGGCTGTCTCCTCTGGAAGATTCCAATAGTCTGTCATCTGAATAGGGCCTTTTACAATGATCTCTCCGATCTCCCCTGGCACTACATCCGCACCTTTCCTGTTTACCACTTTGACATCACTATGGAAGACAGGCAACCCCACAGAACCTGCTTTTCTGATAGAATCAACCTCAGGAAGCCACAGGACAATAGAGGTCTCCGTCTGACCGAATACCTGTCTTATGGGTATATTCCTTTTTTGGTATTCTTTAATGAGGGAAAGGGGGCATACTTCACCTGCTGTCATACATGTCCTCAGGGAGTTAAGAACATACCTTTCCATATCGGTCTTCTTCAGTATAAAGTTGAGCATGGTGGGAACCGCCATCATCAGGGTGATCTTATACCTTTCGATGAGCCGTAATACCTCTTCAGGATCAAAGTGTTTCTGAATAATAGCCGTCCCTCCTTTATAAAGGATGGGTACTGCGGTTATGTTGAGCCCGCCGGAATGAAAAAGGGGCATTACTACCAGCATCCTGTCGGTTGAAGATATATCAAAGTAAATATCTGCATTGAAGGTATTGTAGAATGTCTTCCTGTGAGATAAAAGTGCCCCTTTAGGCTGGCCGGTAGTCCCTGACGTATACATGATCATCTGAGGGTCTTCCAGTTCAACCTCTTCCTTAATTTCAGGTTCACTCATCGGATGCCGGAGGAGCAGTCCTTCATAGTCAAACGCCCAGGAAGGTGTATCACCATCTACCTGGATAAAGTTTCCTTTCTTAACAGGTATAGCTGAACGAATGGAATCTACAGCATCAGCAAGATCAGAGTTATATATCAGCATCTCCGCCCCACAGTTGTTCAACATAAACTCCAGCTCAGGCCCTGCAAGCCTGAAGTTCAGGGGAACAAATATTGCACCCAATTTAGCTGCAGCAAAGTAGACCTCTAAAAACTGATGGCAGTTGTAAAACAGGACTGCCACTCTATCGCCCTTTTTAATTCCACTATCGACCATTGCATGTGCCAGTTGATTGGTCCTTTCATTGACCTGCCGGTAGGAAAATTCTTTTTCTTCGAATATTACAGCCGTCTTTCCAGAAGAGAGGATTGCCCTCTTCCTGATCCAATCACCAACATTCATCTCATTATTGTCCCCTTTGGGAAATGGGAGAAAAACCCTTCCGCCTGAGGCGGAAAGACTTCAGTTCGATCTTTTGCGCCGCAAGGATTCGAGGGGTCGAGGATTCCAGGATTCGAGAGTAATGAAGAAAAGATTCTCCCTTGACCCCTTTCCGCCTCTGGCGGACTTGAACCCTTAAGCCATCGGCTTTAGACGATGGTAGTTAACATCTTCTAAAAGCTATTCTCCAAGATAGTACTTCCTGGGATCAAACATCCGCAGCATTATAAGCTCTTCCAGCTCAGGAGGAGGTATCTCTTCCGGGTCAGAAGAGACCTTTAAATCCCATCCGCAGTTCTCCTTTATTTGTCGGATATGATCTTCCTTCGTGGTTACCCCCTTGTCTGGAAAATAACCTGTAAGGGTAAATTCCTCATCATTCCCTATCTTTTCAAAGACACCCAGGGTGGATACCAGTGTGGTAACCTTTCTCCCCGGGGAGGTTATGTAGCTTACCCTATCCAAAAACCGCCTTCTGGAATGGACGGCAATTGCAACTACCTCCTGAGCACATGTAGCAATATCATTTGCACCTCCCGACCCGGCAATATATAAGAGCCTCTCCGGAATCTTTGTTGTATTGATATTCCCATATTTGTCTATCTGGCCTATCCCCAGGGTGCCAACACATCTATTCCTGGAGCCGCCCATAAATATACCCATGATGTCATGGGTGTCAACTATTGCCTTGCAGGTAGGGAAATTACGGTTGTTAAATACGGCGGGATCAAAAGGTGTAGGGGTGTAACCATATAGACCTATTTCTGCCATAAGCTCTATGTCGAATCCCTCTTCCTTCAGGTCAAAATAGGCAAGCCATGCCCCAAGGTTGGCAATTCCTGCACCAGCAAGTATTGTCCTGTAATCATTTTTCTTTATTTTCTCTTTCGTTTTTCTCCCCGCAATAACAATTGCCATCTCAAGTGGAGTATATTCAGGAGAATCGTATTCTCTGGTGATTGCCTCTACATCATACCGCCATGAATCGGCATGGGTCTTCCCTTTCAGTGCAAGGATACGATTGTAGCCCAATTTGTTCAAATAATCTTTGTGATCTTTACATCCCAGAACCCATTTGTCTATCCACCTGTCGAACTCCTCCGGGTTCTTTGCCGCTTCACATGCCTCGTCCACAAAATCGTAATCCTCAGCATAAACTGGAAAATCACTCATGCCCCCCTTGGCAAGGCCACTGGGATGGGAGCCTAATGGTACCTCACACACTGCGGTGACATAGTCTCCCGGAAGCTTCATAAGATGTGAATACTGCCTTATAAAATCGGTAGAGACTATCTTCTCTACCGTTACTATAGTCCCTTTTTTACTTCCCATACAACCGTAGAGGTTCTCTGCATATGGAGGAAGCAGCAGGGTATTCCCATACCTATCAGCAGCCCAACCATGGGTCAGGGATATATCAGGATAAAGCGCCCTTGCCAGACCAATTTTCTCTCCGCCCTGGAAGGGATCATCTATTACAATAAAGTCTTCTTTGTTCTCCTTCTCCATATCACTGCCGATGAGGGATTTTGTCGGCATGAATTCTACACCCATGGCAGCAGCCTTTAACCTGAGAGGTAACGAAAGTATGGACCATATCTCTATCTGTGTGGTCTTTTCTTTGTATGCCCTTTGAAAGACAGCATTAGGACCTATTGTATAATAAGGGTCTCCACAGTAAGTGGTAATGAGCTTCTTTACCAGACCACCATGAACGAGAACAGCTATGGGGTGATTTAATGATATACCAGTTATTGTAAAATCTGGCATTTTCCCCCAAAACTGTCTCGCAATCTCATAGATAATTGCACTGCACCACCTCACTCCTGTCTGACAGGTATGCAGCAGCATACCAGGGTTTATATTGTTTCTTACTACCCCGGCCAAATCACATACCTTGTCTGTCCCTTCGTACTCCCTTATCTTAAACCTGTTTTCCAATATCTCTTTAACCTTACCCTTCATTCTTCTTCTACCAACCCCTCTTGAGTATAGTGACCGCACTGGACTGGACATCACCCAGTTCTATAGTATCCTGAAACCCTCCGGCACAGTGGGTAAAGGCAACTTTTGCCCCTTTTACCTGATTTTCTGCAACTCCCCGGAGCTGCCATACCGCTTCGGCTACCTGAGCCAGACCAGTGGCTCCTATAGGATGCCCTCTGGACATCAGCCCACCGCTGGGACTTACCGGCAATTTCCCCCCCATATCGGATATCCCTTCTTCGATGAATCTACCCCCCCCACCTTTCTTGCAAAACCCGAAGTCTTCATAGTGAATAATCTCAGCTATAGTAAAACAATCATGGACCTCCGCAAAATCAAGGTCTTCGGGTCCAATACCGGCAGTTTCATAGGCATCTAATGCCGCCAGACGATCTGACCCAAAGGTAGTGATGTCCTTGCATTTCTCATACGGACCTGACCTAAGAGCAGAGGCTGCTATTTCAACAGGTTTTCTGGTATATTTATTAACAACCTCTTTGCTGCAAAGGATTGCTGCAGCAGATCCATCGGTAGTGGGACAACAGTTTAAAAGGGTCAGGGGTTCTACTATAACAGGAGAATTCAAGACCTCCTCTATCGTTATAGGGTCTTTATACTGGCAGCGAGGGTTAGGACCTGCATTCTTACGATTTTTTACAGCAACCATGGCGAGATGCTCAGGGGTCGTGCCGTAGTCAGCCATATGACGGGTTGCAACATTCCCAAAATAGATGGGGGGACTGAAACCCATCAACGTGAGCAATTCTACCCCGTCTGAGGTCAGAGGACGTCCCTTTCCTGTTCTCCCCGTTAGTTTTTCTACACCAATGGCAAGGGCTACATCGTACATGCCTGTACCCACCGCCATCCAGGCTTCTCTCAGGGCAGTAGAACCACTGGAGCAAAAGTTCCCTACACTGCTTATGGGGATTCCTGAAATACCCAATTCCCATAGAATAGATTGCCCAACCCCGCATTCTCTATTGTAAAGCTGCCCTGTTCTGGCATGTCCGGCATATGCAACCTGTATATCCTTCTTATTGATACAGGCATCCCGTAAGGCATTCAAGGCTGCCGTCCTTCCCAGTTCTATAACATTGGACTCAGGAAATCTACCGAACATGGTCATCCCTACACCAATGATATACACGGTTCTCATAATCCAACTCCTTTAAAAGTTAAAGGGAAACAGGCTTGAACTTGTATCCATATACCGCCTGACCCGCCTCATCTTCACGAATTTTGTCAACAATAAGCTCTAAGTCCATATTGATCTTTAACTTCTCTTTATCACACTCTGCAAGAGGCGAGAATATCCGCAGCCCTTCCGGGAGATCTACATATCCTATGGCATAAGGGGCATTAAAACCTAACGGTGCCGCCTTCACTATGCAGTAGGTATATAATTTCCCCTTATTGCCCAAGAGTACGTCCTCCGGCATCTCATCCTTCAGGCAGTTTGGGCAGATAGCCCTCCTGGGGAAGAAATACTCCCCACAGGAGCTACACTTACTTCCTATCAGATGGGGCTTTTCAGAGGGAGACTCCGGCAATTTGATAAAGGGTCTTAGCTTCGGATCTATGAAGTCCCCTATCGTATCAACTCTCGAAACGCTATTGTCTCTTGTCATCCAGTATACTCCTCTGCTAATTAACCAAACCTTCCTCCGCTCACATGAATAACCTCTCCTGAGATAAAACTCGCCTCATCCGACACCAGAAATAGGATTGTGTTGGCAACATCTATCGGCTCTCCAAGCCTCTTAATGGGCATATTTGCCAGTTGTCTTTCCTTTATCATCTCAAACTTTGGGTGCCCCTTCATCAGCTCGGTAGCAATTATACCAGGAGCAATGGCATTCACATTTATGTTGTACCGACCGAATTCCCATGCCATGGATTTAGTAAGACCTATTATCCCTGCCTTTGCGGATGAATAGTTTGCCTGCCCGGGGTTCCCGTGCCATGCCCTGGAAGAAATATTTACTACCTTGCCGTATTTTTGCTCTACCATATATTTAGTAGCAAATTTGGCGCATAGAAATGCCCCCTTAAGGTCTGTATCAAGGACATCATCCCAATCCTTTTCTGTCATGTCCTTTATAAGCATATCCCTGTTGAATCCTGCATTGTTGACCAGAATGTCCAGCTTCCCAAACGCTTCTACCGCCTTCGCCATTAATGCCTCTACCTCATCTATTCTGGTCACGTCTGTTCTTACGGCTATAGCACTCCCTCCCTTAGCCTTTATGTCATTTGCTACCTTTATGGCATTCTCCTCATTTATGTCAGTAATTACAACCTTGGCACCCTCTTCAGAAAGCCTGCGTACTGTTGCCTCACCTATGCCCCTTCCTGAACCAGTAACAACTGCCACTCTGTCCTTAACTCTCATTGTACTTACCCTCCTTCTATTTTTTCCTCTTTATCATTAGTGGGGTTTCACCTTCCTGCACAAGTTCTCCCCTCTGGTTATACAGCTCTCTCTTTAATACAAAGACTCCTCTCTCGGGGTTCTTCGTCTCTTTCTTGTCTATTATCCTGACCTTTACAGTAACAGTGTCACCTATCTTGATAGGTCCTTTGAACTTCCATTCTAATCCGAGAAAGGCAATAAGATTTCTTGCTGTTTGCTGGCACAGTTCTGTACGTGTAAACAGCCCCGAAGCTATAGACAGCCCCAGAAGCCCGTGGGCTATTCTGGTTCCATACATATTACCCTTACAAAACTCTTCACTGGTGTGAAGCTCATTGTAATCCCCGGAAAGTCCTGCAAAGTTAACAACATCCGCCTCTGTAACGGTTCGGGAGGGAGATGTGTACTCTTCCCCAATCTCCAGGTCTTCCCAGTATTTTAGTGCAGATTTTTTCGCCATATTAAACTCCTTTCTTTATTTTTTGTAAGCGTTTAGCTATCAGCCCTCAGCTTTCAGTAAAAAAACAAATCCTTTTGCCCTTCGCCTTGTTTACTATAACATATCCTGCTGATAGCCATTTGCTGACCCCCGTCCTCTGACCTCTGTCTCCTGCCCTCTGCTATCATCTAATGGCAGACATACCCAGGACATCTCTCCCTATTATCAATGTCTGAATCTCCGTGGTACCCTCGGGAATCATCGCCCCTCTGGCATCCCTGAAATACCGTTCAATAGGAAACTCCTTGGAGTAACCGTACCCTCCATGAACCTGCAGGGCATTGGATGCTGTTTTGAAGGCCGCTTCACAGGCGAAAAGCTTTGCAACAGAACAAAATCTGTCACACCTGCCGCCTGTTTCCAGACATTTGGCTGCCTGATAGCCCAAAAGACGGGATGCCATGGTATCGGCTACCATTTCCACTATGAGTTTCTGAACCAGCTGGAAGCTACCGATGGGTTTTCCAAACTGTTTCCTCTCTTTCGCATACTTTACTGAGGCATTAATACAGGCTTGCGCAATTCCTACGGAACCCATAGCAACATTATGCCTCCCTTCATTCAATGTTGTAAGGGCAATCTTAAGACCTTTCCCTTCTGGGCCAAACATATTTTCTTTGGGAACTTTGGCATCTTCAAATACAAGCTCAGATGCAACCATGGCATGCCCGAACATCTTCTCTATATCCTTAGCTGAATAAGGGGTCTCTTTCTTATCTACGATAAAAGCAGATATTCCGCCAGGGCCTTTGCTCCTGTCTGTAGAAGCAAATATAATCCCTACATCAGCGGTACTTCCATTGGTAACCCACATCTTAGTCCCGTTCACAATAAAATGACCATCCTGCAGGTCAGCCCTCGTCTCTATACCTGATGCATCAGATCCCACATTGGGCTCGGTTATGGCTATGAATCCTGTCTTGTCGGCAGAAAGCAGAGAAGGAAGATATTTCTTTTTTTGTTCCTCTGTGCCGTTTACATAAATGGTATAGGGAATCAGATTTAATGGTCCATTTGCCATTATTCTAAGGGCTCCCCATGTTCTGCCGGCCTCCTCCATAAGTATTCCAAGAGAGAGATAGTCTAGCCCTAAGCCACCATATTCCGGCGGTACAAGGGCGCCAACATATCCCATAGGGATGAGCTTCTTAATAAGGTCTCTGGGCATCTCCTTCTTTTTCTCACACTCCTCCACAATAGGGGCAACCTCGTTATCCATAAATTTTCTAACAGTGTCTTGAAGAATCTTCTGCTCCTCGGTTAACTCAAAATCCATTAATAACCTCCTTTAAATAGGCTGTTGCCCAAACGAAAATTCGGAATTTGGGCAACATACCGTAATTTTTTAGTCCCCAAAGACCTTTCGAAATATCACTTTTGCACCAAAGACATTCTCAAACAAAGAAACCGCTTTGTCAAGGTCTTTAACGGCTATCCCTACATGGTTTATCTTTTTTATCATCATCTCTGCTTCTTTCCGGTAAGTGAACTATCTATGTTCACGGTCTCTATCATCTCTCTGGCATGCTCTTTAACCGCCTCAGTAATCTCCGCTCCGGCAAGCATTCGTGCAATCTCGCCTATCCTTTCCTCCTTATCCAATCTCATAACCGATGTAGCAGCACGACCATCTTTGACCCCCTTGTTTATGTTGTAATGGGTATCTGCAAAGCGAGCAATCTGAGGCAGATGGGTAATACAGATAACCTGATGGAACCTTGAGAGAGATTTGAGTTTTTGACCTACTATATCAGCTACCTTTCCGCCAATACCAGCATCTACCTCGTCAAAGATCAATGTCTCCACCCCACCCCTTTGTGCCAATATGCTCTTTAAGGCAAGGATAACCCTTGACAACTCCCCTCCTGATGCAATTCTGGAAAGGGCTTTTGGAGGTTCACCCGGATTGGGTGATAACAGAAATTCAACATTATCTATCCCCTTACCGGTAACCCTGATGTCGCCTATATCTATATTTTCATACAGACTACCCCTGGTGTTAAAACGGTGGTTATTAATGCCCGCCTCAAATACAGTTTTCTCCATCCCCACCGACCACAGTTCTTTCTCAATGCTGTCTTTCAGTTTTTCTGCTGCGGTTCTCCTCTTATCTGAGAGGTCCTCTGCCATCTTCAGTATTTCCATCTCAGTATCATGGAGATCATTCTTAAGTCGGGCTATAGTGTCTTCACTATTTGAAATATCTCCCAGTTCTCTCTGTATTCTCTCCTTATGTTGAATAATTTCACCTATTGTGGAACCATACTTCTTCTTCAGTTTATTGATCTCCAGAAGCCTCTGTTCCACTTCCTCCAATTTGGCAGGATCGAATTCTATCTTCTGTGCATAGTCCCTAAGATATAAGGCTATATCTTCCAGTTCAATGATAGAGGATTCCATGGCATCATGCAGTTTTACTAATGAACTGTCGATCCTGGAGATGTCTTTGATATTGTTTTTTGCCCCCTTTAGATTCTCCAATACAGATTCTTTTGCTCCATAAATAGTATTATAGGCATGGTTAGAATACTCCAGGAGTTTCTCTGAATTTATAAGGATATCCTTCTCTCTCTTCAGGTCATCATCTTCTCCAGCCCTGAGATTTGCCCTTTCTATTTCATTCCATTGAAAATCCAGAAGGGATTCCCTTTCTGCCCTCTTATCGGCAGCATGACTAAGTTCAGCCAACTCACTGGACAGTTTAAGTAGTCGCTTGAAAAGGGTGCCTACCCTCTCTCTGAGAGAATGGAGGCTGCCAAAGTCGTCAAGGATGTCAATATGCCTTTCAGGATTGAGCAGCAACTGGCTTTCATGCTGCCCTGAGATAGCAATCAGGTCCTCTCCTATTCCGGCAAGCATACCCAGGGTAGCCAGCCCTCCATTTATAAAAACCTTGTTCTTGCCAGAGTGAGAAATCACTCGTTTGACAACCAGGTTTTCCTCTTTTTCAATTCCTAACCCATCTATTTTATTTAAAATTACGTTGTTATCAGAAATATCAAAAAGTGCCTCTACTATTGCCTCCTCTTCATCGCTTCTTATTATGTCCGTAGATGTCCTTCTGCCCTGAAGCAGGTTAATGGCATTGATTATTATGGATTTTCCGGCTCCTGTCTCGCCAGAAAGCACATTTAAGCCAGCAGAAAAAGAGAGGGTTAATTCATCAATGATGGCAAAATTCTTAATAGTAAGCTCACTCAGCATTACTTTTAGCTTATCTTTCTCCCCATTTTAACTTCGCTCTTAAAACCTCGAAATAGTTTTTATGGAGAGGCTCTATAAGGTAAACATGACTTTTTGCCTTTTTTATCTCCAGCATACTGCCGGCATCGAAGGCAAAACCTACCTGACCATCCAGGGTTAAGAACACATCCTCATTCATGGAGATAAGAGTTACTTCAACAGTTACATTATCTGGTAAAATAAGGGGCCTGTTAGTAAGGGTATGGGGGCAGATAGGGGTGATTATTACAGAGTGCAAAGGGGGATAAACAATAGGTCCTCCTGCAGAAAGTGAATATGCCGTTGAACCTGTGGGCGTACATATTATTAATCCATCGGCTTTAAAAGTTGTCAGATACTTGCCATTTATACTGATTTCTAAATCAATAATTCTGGCAAGAGCCCCTTTGTTAATAACTGCATCATTCAGTACTCTGTATTCATCGACCTTTTTCCCTTCACGGTGAAGACTGACTTTTAGCGCTGTTCGATTGCTGAGTTTGTAGTCACCCCTGATAACACTTTCTAAAACAGGGTATAACTCATCCATGGTTATGGCGGTGAGGAACCCAAGCCCACCCAGGTTTACCCCCAGAATCGGCACCTTCCTGTTGCCTATAACCCTGGCAACACTGAGCAGGGTTCCATCCCCGCCCAGTACGATAATCATATCCACCAATGAAGGGATCCTGGTTATATCATAGCCAGATGGGTGCTTAATTAAGGAAGCCAGTGCACTGTCTAAAAAGACCTCAATAGAACGCTCAACTAACCATCCAACAAGCCTTTTTGTAACCTCTATTGCCTCCGGCTTATTCGGCTTTGCAATAATCCCGATCTTCTTCATAAAATTATACTCTCATGCTCTTACGTATTTATCATACCTCAAGTATCTTTTTTTAACACAAAAAGGAGGAAGTTGTCCATTTAAAAAATTTAACAAACGGTTATATGGGGTTATGGGTTTTTTCTGGGGCAATATTCATGAATGCAGTTATCCGGCTAATTTGGAGCCTACCCAATAACCTCAAGAAAACGTTTTTTGTCATTCTGAACGAAGTGAAGAATCTAATAAAATTGTCAGATAGACTCTTTGCTATGAATTACAATAACACACCGGCAAAATTTTAGCTTCAACTTGCAAATTATAGTGTTTATGTGGTAAAGTACAAAAAGAACGTAATATACTAACTTATTATGCAGTTCTAAGTAATCTGAGCATGATCTGCTGGAGGACTTGATGTCGATTTATTTGGTTATAGTGATCGCTTTAGCTTTCATTTCTGTCCTGATCACCGTGTTACCTCAGTTTTCCGCATGTCGGAGGCAAAAGGCGGAGTTTGTGAGCTATTTCTTAACTCTGTCCGCCACGCTTGTGGGTGTTTTTTTTGCAATCTATTTCGCCGACTTACAAAAAAACGCGTATGAACGGAAACGGGTAGAACAAGTCGTTCTGTCCGGCGAACGAGAAGCTAGAGATGTTAGAAAAAAGGCAACGTTGTTGCTCGCCACGTTAGAATATCTCGGTTCGAGTCAAGCCTATGCCGATAGAAAGATGAAAGTTGAAGACTTTATTGCTTTGCCCCAATTTATTTTTGCGACAATGAACGATCAGGGATTTATGAAGCAGATCTCAGACCAAGGTTTTTCCTATCTGAAGAGCGAACTACACACACTTAAGAGGCTCTACGACAAAATTCAGCAGAACAATCTCCGCGGAGGCAAAACTTTTAAGAAAACGATTAAGAACATCGAGACCTTCTGCGTTAGGTTGGCATGCATAGAGGAGCTATTAAAGTTATGAGCGGATGGTCCTTTCAGGTGAGATTAAACGAGATGAGATCACGCACTATCAAAAACTATTTTTAGCCGAAATGCTAGGAATTAACCCTAATCCACCTGTGCCAGATCGCTACAGTAAAGGATACATTAGTTACTTCCACGTGTGGAAAAACGAGCTAGCGTTAATGAGGGAGTCATTGCGTGCAAAGAAACTGAGTCAATAAAACGATAGGGGGCCAAGTCTCCGTTTGACTCTTTTGCGTTTTGGTTTTAAAAAATAGGGGCATTGTCCCTTATAATGTTGCCTAACCCTTATAAGGTCTCCCCTTGTCAAGAGAAAAAAGGACCTTGCTCGGAAAACTAATTCTCTGACAAAGGGGTTTTTATGCAGACTCGTTATACCTTTGGATGCTGCATCTACCATCTCTAGCATAATTATATTTGTTAAATTAAGGATGACATGGCAGTGCTAAAAATCTCCCAGAATGCTTCCATCCCTGATGATGAGATTGAACTTTCGGCAATACGGGCACAGGGGACCGGAGGACAGAATGTTAATAAAGTATCTTCGGCAATTCATCTGCGCTTTGATATCAATGCGTCCTCTCTATCCGATTTCTATAAGCAACGTCTGTTAAACCTTCGAGACCAGCGTATCAGCAAAGACGGTGTAATTGTTATCAAGGCCCAGAAATTTCGTACTCAGGAAAAAAATCGGGAAGATGCCCTTGAGCGTTTGCAGAAATTAATCAAAGGTGTGGCAGTTACACAGAAAGTCAGAAAGCCGACCAGAGCAACTATAGGCTCCCAGGAAAGGCGGCTTGACAGTAAGTCTCGAAGAAGTAAGACAAAGGCACTGCGAGACAGGGTTTCGGAGTAAGGGAAATACATGGGGACGTTGTCCAAAATCATCACTTAACAGAGCACCTGCCAAAAAAAGAAATCATACTGAATATGAATAGATTATGGAATAGAGCATTACTGCTAGCAGCAATATCTGTCTGTTATAACATTTTAGAAGGGTTGGTATCCGTTTATTTCGGGTATACTGATGAGACATTGTCTTTGTTTGGATTTGGTCTGGATTCGTTTGTCGAGTTAATTTCTGGAGTTGGTGTATGGCATATGATTATTCGGGTTAGAAATAACAATAATCAAAAGGATTCATTTGAGAAAACAGCGTTAAGAATCACCGGAGTTTCATTTTACACTTTAACTTTCGGATTATTTGTGACAGCCATTTACAATATCTACAGTAATAGTAAGCCAATAACAACTGTTTGGGGTATTATAATTTCATTATTATCTGTTCTAACAATGATTTTTTTGACGAGGGCAAAATTGAGCATAGGCAAAAAGCTAAATTCAAATGCAATTATTGCTGATGCCAACTGTACAAAAACATGTGTCTATCTTTCAATAGTTCTATTACTGTCCAGTGTATTATATGAAATATTCAGAATCGGATATATAGATTCGATTGGTGCATTGGGAATAGCCTATTATGCTTTTAAAGAAGGAAGAGAATCATTGGAAAAATCAAAGGGAAAAGTCTGCACTTGTTGTGAATAGATTAAACCAACAGCAAGAAACCCAATAATTAACAAAGGGGGGTCACTATGATAATAGGCATTCCGCGTGAAATCAAACAGGACGAATACAGAGTGGCGATGCTGCCGGTAGGAGTTCAATTGCTGGTTCAGAACGGTCATACGGTACTGTTTCAGAAGGAAGCCGGACTGGGCAGCGGTTATGATGATACTGCTTATTCTGCGGCCGGAGCCAGACTGATAGACACTGCTGACGACATCTTTTCCCGGGCGGAGATGATAGTGAAGGTAAAGGAACCGCAGCCGGAAGAAATTGAAAAGCTCAGGAAAGGACAAATTGTATTCTGCTTTTTCCATTTTGCCAGTTCCCGCAAACTCACTGAAGGATGTCTGAAGCAAGGAATTGCCGCTGTGGCGTATGAGACGCTGGCGGACGACCAGGGGTATCTGGCACTGCTTACGCCCATGAGTGAAGTTGCGGGCAAGATGTCAATCCAGGAGGGCGCCAAATGCCTGGAGAAACCCATGATGGGCAGGGGAATACTGCTGGGCGGTGTAACTGGTGTA includes:
- a CDS encoding cation transporter, with the protein product MNRLWNRALLLAAISVCYNILEGLVSVYFGYTDETLSLFGFGLDSFVELISGVGVWHMIIRVRNNNNQKDSFEKTALRITGVSFYTLTFGLFVTAIYNIYSNSKPITTVWGIIISLLSVLTMIFLTRAKLSIGKKLNSNAIIADANCTKTCVYLSIVLLLSSVLYEIFRIGYIDSIGALGIAYYAFKEGRESLEKSKGKVCTCCE